Genomic segment of Bdellovibrio bacteriovorus:
TATTTGGGATTGGGCGATCTGTTTGTAATTCTATTCTTTGGTTTGCTGGCCGTCATGGGAATCGTATTTCTGAATACCGGTGAGTGGATGCAAGAGGCTTTCGTTTTGGGATTGCAGATCGGATTTCACGCCACCGTTCTTATTGCGATCAATAATCTTCGCGACCACAGCGGTGACGCTTTAGTGAATAAAAAAACTCTGGCCGTCCGTTTCGGAGTGAAGTTTTCACGCTATGAAATCGCGACATTGTGTTTTTTGCCTTTTGTATTGAATCTTTATTGGTGGTTTGAAGGTTACAAGATTCCGGCGATCGTTTCGATGTTTGCAATGCCGCTGGCATTTAAGATCACAAAAAATGTTTTCAATACAGAGCCCAGCCCCGCTTACAATAAATTTTTAGGTCAGGCAGCCGGTCTTCACTTGGTGTTTGGTCTTTTATTGGCGATAGGATTCGCGTTTTGATTCAAATTTCTTACAGCCCTTATTCTTTGCAACCTTTGCAATCGCTCAATGCGGTGGCGGGGGCGGCTGCTCGCGAAGGCGTGCTGCTAAAAATTGAATGGGCTGATGGTCTGAAAGGCTATGCGGATCTTCATCCTTGGCCAGAACTAGGTGATTTAACTTTAGAAGAACAGCTTTCGAATCTTCGTCGCGGTAAAATGTCGGCGCAAGTCGAGCAATGTTTTTGGTTGGCCCGTCGTGATGCCCAGGCACGCAAAGAGGGTAAAAGTCTTTTTGATGGTGGTGAGAAACTAAAAAACAACTTTCTGCTTTCGGATTTCACGGCTTTAAAACCCGGTTTTCTTGATGAGTTAAAAAAAGAAGGCTTCACCACTTTGAAAATCAAAGTGGGTCGCAATCTTCAAGAAGAGGCGGGGGTTCTTACGCATGTTGCGGCCGCAGGAATGAAGATCCGTTTGGATTTTAATGCCGTGGCGACGTGGCAGATCTTTGAACGTTTTATGGGAAGCTTGCCCGCAACGGTGAAGCCTTCCATTGAATACGTGGAAGATCCGTTTCCTTTCGATATCGCTGCATGGTCCGAAGCAAAGAAGCTCGTAAAGATTGCCGTCGATAACCAATACGACAAAGTGCCTTGGGAAAAGTTGCAAAAAGCCCCTTTCGATGTGCTTGTGATTAAGCCCGCAAAAATCGACGTCGATAAGGCCCTTGCTCAATGTAAACAATGGAATCTGAAAGCCACGGTGACAAGCTACATGGATCATGCCGTTGGCATTGCTCATGCGGCAGCGATCGCCATGGAATTAAAGAAACAACACGGCGAAATGATTCTGGAAGCGGGTTGCCTGACTCATCGACAATTCAAAATGGACATGTTTTCGGCAGAGCTCAACACGCAGGGACCTTACTTACTCAAAGTGAAAGGCCGGGGTGTAGGGTTTGATAAATTGCTTGAGGGGTTGCCTTGGCATCAGCTCAAAAGAAGTTAGATCTTCATTCAGATAATAACGAGATCTTACTGAATCCACGTCTTCCTCAAGAAGACTTTGAGGCCCTTCATTCGTTAGCACTCTCGATACAAAATGAAAGAAAATTAAAAGGCCATGTCTGGATTGCAACTTCTGGTTCGACGGCGGATTCAGCGGCGCGCACAAAACTTGTGGCTTTATCCAAAAAAGCGTTGATGAGTTCGGCTTCAGCCGTGAATCTGCATTTGCAAAGCACGTCTCAGGATGTGTGGGCGCAAGTTCTGCCGCATTTTCATGTTGGCGGTTTGGGAATCGAAGTGCGGGCAGAGCTTGCCGGTGCGAAAGTGATTTCGGCATTGAAGGACGGGCGCTGGGACGCTCATCACTATTACAGCATTCTTAAAAGCGAAAAGTGCACGTTGTCCGCTTTAGTGCCGACCCAAGTGTACGACTTGGTCGCTCATTCTTATCAAGCTCCCTCGACATTAAGGGCTATTGTGGTGGGTGGGGGCGCTTTCGAAGTCGAGTTATTCAAAAAAGCACGATCGTTGGGGTGGCCTGTGTTACCCAGCTACGGAATGACGGAAACAGCTTCGCAAATTGCAACTGCGAACCTGGATTCTTTAAAGAGTGATGAGTTTCCTGACATGGGGTTGCTCTCGCATGCCACCGCACGAACAAATGAAAATGGTTACCTAGAAGTTCAAGCGGATTCGTTATTCACATGTTATGCCCAAAATACTCAAGGTGGAACGCGCTCATGGGATCCGAAGGTGGAAGGCTGGTTTACGACGGAAGATCGCGGTCAGGTTCTTGACGGGGTTCTGCATGTGCAGGGGCGTAGCAAGGACTATATTAAAATCGGTGGCGAGGGGACAAACGTCGCGCACCTAAGATCTGTCTTAGAAAACTGCGCTCTGGCTTTGAATCCAAGCTTTCCTTTGAAAGTGACGTTGTTAGATATGCCATCTGAAAGGTTAGGAAGTGAAATTCACATTGTCAGTCTACTTTCAGAAGCAGAAACTGATAACATAGTGAAAGCCTATTCTGATAAGGTGCTTCCGTTTGAAAAACCGCGCAGGGTCCATTACGTGAAGAACATCCCACGCAGTGATCTGGGCAAGATTTTGTGGGCGCAATTAAGGAGCTTGTTATGATTAAAAAAGAAGAAAATCCATGGTCGAAGGGCATCGTGCTTGTTTGTACGAAGTGCCATAAATCTATCAGCTCTAAAAGTCTGCATGAAGAAGGCAATGCGGGTGAAAATCTAAAAACATTTCTGAAAAAATCCTTCAAAGAAAGTGGTGATCTTTCAAAAATTCGCATTGTGACTTCAAGTTGTTTGGATGTCTGTATCGACGAACTGCAAGCTTTGACTTACGCCAGTGTTGATGGGGACACCGAAACGTTCACGGTCCACCCCGAGGCAGACCGTGATGAGTTGATGCAGATTCTGCGAAAGAAAATTAAGGAATAAAAAGTGTTCCGCTCAGAGTCTCAGAGTAGAGTCCTGGCACGAAAGAGCTTATTGACACATTCGTTCCGTTTGGAATTCCCAATTTCGAAATATAGAAGGTTGTTGTAGCACTTCCGGCAGGGATTGTGACTGTACTTGAAAGTGGTGCCGAGCAGCTGGCATCACTGAAAACTCTATTGTTCACACCGTCCGAAAAATTCACAGTAAGTGCGATACTCAGGCTGCTTGGCACGTACGCTGGATTGTAATACGCATCTTTACGAGTCATGATCACCGGCACACAGCTTGGCGCAAGACTCAGATCCCAAAAATTAGATGGCGCTTCGTAGGTAATTCGTGTCGCCACAGTTTTCACTCTTAGTTCTGTATTATTCATTTGGGTTAATCCGCCGAGTTTAAAATGGTAAGTGCCATCATTAATGGTTGCTTTGAAATAAACTCGCGTCGCATCTGAGCCAGTTGCAACATTAGTTTGAGTTATTTCAGACCCAGCACTGCATATATCGCTGGCGTAAAAAGTTCCTACTGAGCTTTCCACTGTAGATAAATTGATAGTGGCATTGCTTGAGGCTGGCATGCGAGTGCCATTATCGTTCATAACAACAATGTCGAAATGTTGACACGAGTGTCGTGTGACATCACGAGGTCCCCAGATTCCCACCTTCGTGGTCGTATTTTTATTAGAAAGATCCACTTTCATATTGTACGGGGCAAAGTCGTAATTGTAGGCACTTCCTGACGCGGTGGTAGCCGAAATATTGAATGATTTGTAAGAGTCTGAATCTGTTCCAGAGGCGTATTTCACGTAAATCGTAAACTCGCTTCCATAATCAGGCAAATTTACGATTGAGGATTCCGTAGAGCAAGATGTATCCGAGTAAAACTTCATCCTTGAGTCTGAGGTTGTTAGGCTAATAATGCCGTTGATATTGTCGTACGCCATTGTCCGATTATAGAGGTTCGTGCGCATCTTCATTGGATAGCAAACATCTTTATATATTTGATAGCGATGGTCTTCCAGCGAAAGCCAGCGAGTTGCAGTTGACGAAGAGTCGCGCATCGTTACTAGATAATCGGTTGGATTTGCAGTTAAAGCGGAAGGTGAAGCAATCTTGAATGTCATCGTTCCCGATTTAGCAT
This window contains:
- the menA gene encoding 1,4-dihydroxy-2-naphthoate octaprenyltransferase, whose protein sequence is MQNMTSSAIQIKSILLAFRPKTLTAALVPCLAGTALVRAIGLSWDGWVLFYALAASFLIQIGTNLVNDAVDFKKGADTEKRIGPQRITQAGILTAGQVMALGSVCFLLAVLCGIPLVMKGGWVIVAIGIASVLMGYSYTAGPFPLAYLGLGDLFVILFFGLLAVMGIVFLNTGEWMQEAFVLGLQIGFHATVLIAINNLRDHSGDALVNKKTLAVRFGVKFSRYEIATLCFLPFVLNLYWWFEGYKIPAIVSMFAMPLAFKITKNVFNTEPSPAYNKFLGQAAGLHLVFGLLLAIGFAF
- the menC gene encoding o-succinylbenzoate synthase MenC, whose translation is MIQISYSPYSLQPLQSLNAVAGAAAREGVLLKIEWADGLKGYADLHPWPELGDLTLEEQLSNLRRGKMSAQVEQCFWLARRDAQARKEGKSLFDGGEKLKNNFLLSDFTALKPGFLDELKKEGFTTLKIKVGRNLQEEAGVLTHVAAAGMKIRLDFNAVATWQIFERFMGSLPATVKPSIEYVEDPFPFDIAAWSEAKKLVKIAVDNQYDKVPWEKLQKAPFDVLVIKPAKIDVDKALAQCKQWNLKATVTSYMDHAVGIAHAAAIAMELKKQHGEMILEAGCLTHRQFKMDMFSAELNTQGPYLLKVKGRGVGFDKLLEGLPWHQLKRS
- a CDS encoding AMP-binding protein — encoded protein: MASAQKKLDLHSDNNEILLNPRLPQEDFEALHSLALSIQNERKLKGHVWIATSGSTADSAARTKLVALSKKALMSSASAVNLHLQSTSQDVWAQVLPHFHVGGLGIEVRAELAGAKVISALKDGRWDAHHYYSILKSEKCTLSALVPTQVYDLVAHSYQAPSTLRAIVVGGGAFEVELFKKARSLGWPVLPSYGMTETASQIATANLDSLKSDEFPDMGLLSHATARTNENGYLEVQADSLFTCYAQNTQGGTRSWDPKVEGWFTTEDRGQVLDGVLHVQGRSKDYIKIGGEGTNVAHLRSVLENCALALNPSFPLKVTLLDMPSERLGSEIHIVSLLSEAETDNIVKAYSDKVLPFEKPRRVHYVKNIPRSDLGKILWAQLRSLL
- a CDS encoding (2Fe-2S) ferredoxin domain-containing protein; the protein is MIKKEENPWSKGIVLVCTKCHKSISSKSLHEEGNAGENLKTFLKKSFKESGDLSKIRIVTSSCLDVCIDELQALTYASVDGDTETFTVHPEADRDELMQILRKKIKE